The following are encoded together in the Candidatus Tumulicola sp. genome:
- the egtD gene encoding L-histidine N(alpha)-methyltransferase, with protein MPRSHATRSFARDVTEGLTSSPKRLSSKYLYDDVGSALFDAITRMPEYYLTAAETEILRDWGWEIVRMLGEPIDFLEAGSGSAAKTRVLIAEALRVQDRLRYSPIDISTEALRTSSLALVESFPKLSIRAYAGDYFDVLASPKLQLERRTLAMFMGANIGNYEPPDAMRVLELLAGALRKGDALLLGVDLKKDVDMLERAYDDPPGITAAFSKNVLARINRELDADFDLRNFKHIVRYDHSRGSVDSFLEAQAPATVLLRKAGIEINFAAGELLHTESSYKFSDDDVARLGAAAGFTAGKTWHDRQKRFGVRLLIKA; from the coding sequence GACGTCCTCACCCAAGCGTCTGTCATCCAAGTATCTGTACGACGATGTCGGATCGGCGTTGTTCGACGCGATCACGCGTATGCCCGAATATTATCTGACGGCGGCGGAGACCGAGATTCTGCGCGACTGGGGATGGGAAATCGTCCGGATGCTGGGCGAGCCCATCGACTTTTTGGAAGCCGGAAGCGGCAGCGCCGCAAAAACGCGGGTACTGATCGCCGAAGCGCTGCGCGTACAAGATCGTTTGCGGTATAGTCCCATCGACATATCGACCGAAGCGTTACGTACGTCGTCGTTAGCTCTCGTCGAGTCGTTTCCAAAGCTATCGATCCGCGCGTACGCCGGCGACTACTTCGATGTGCTAGCGTCGCCAAAACTGCAACTCGAACGGCGCACGCTTGCCATGTTCATGGGAGCAAATATCGGCAACTACGAACCGCCGGACGCGATGCGCGTTCTCGAGTTACTGGCTGGTGCACTGCGTAAGGGGGATGCGCTGCTGCTCGGAGTCGACCTCAAGAAAGATGTCGATATGCTCGAGCGCGCTTACGACGACCCGCCCGGCATCACCGCCGCATTCAGCAAAAATGTGTTGGCGCGCATCAATCGCGAGCTCGATGCAGACTTCGATCTGCGTAACTTCAAACACATCGTACGCTACGACCACAGTCGCGGCAGCGTCGATTCGTTTCTCGAAGCGCAGGCGCCGGCAACGGTGCTATTGCGCAAAGCCGGCATCGAAATCAATTTTGCGGCGGGCGAACTCCTTCACACCGAATCTTCATACAAATTTTCGGACGACGATGTCGCGCGTTTGGGCGCCGCCGCAGGCTTTACAGCCGGCAAGACGTGGCACGATCGGCAAAAGCGATTTGGCGTCCGGCTACTGATCAAAGCGTAA
- a CDS encoding ATP-dependent DNA ligase codes for MSTFDDLPLQPPVEPMESRQAAKIPIGDEWQYEPKWDGFRCLVFRSAGNVELESKSGQSLTRYFPELVAAALAVDAGRFVLDGEIYIELDAGFDFDALLQRIHPAASRVARLAVETPARYAAFDLLVNASGERCYEWPLQRRRIELERFARSFADGGTFAPSPATTDVDIARRWLAGDTARLDGVIAKRVDAPYAFGSRDAVVKIKRIYTADCVVGGFRRSPDGKIASLLLGLYDGDELDHVGFVGSMSAEQRQRAAALLEPLAGGSGFSGAAPGGPSRWRKDPQSAAWVPVDPAIVVEITFDHVTARRFRHASKLIRWRPDKAPEQCTIEQLLQPKDTTERHAR; via the coding sequence ATGTCGACGTTTGACGATCTGCCCTTGCAGCCGCCCGTCGAGCCGATGGAATCGCGCCAAGCTGCAAAGATTCCGATCGGAGACGAATGGCAGTACGAACCGAAATGGGACGGGTTTCGCTGCCTCGTATTTCGCAGCGCTGGTAATGTGGAGTTGGAATCGAAGTCGGGTCAGTCGCTCACGCGCTATTTCCCCGAGCTCGTTGCAGCTGCGTTGGCCGTCGATGCCGGCCGCTTCGTACTCGATGGTGAGATCTACATCGAACTCGACGCCGGATTCGATTTCGACGCGCTGCTGCAACGAATCCATCCGGCGGCCAGTCGCGTCGCGCGATTAGCGGTCGAGACTCCGGCTCGTTACGCCGCGTTCGATTTGCTCGTGAATGCTAGCGGCGAACGTTGTTACGAGTGGCCGCTACAACGCCGTCGCATCGAACTCGAGCGCTTTGCGCGTTCGTTCGCAGACGGTGGCACGTTCGCACCGTCGCCGGCAACGACGGACGTCGACATCGCGCGTCGATGGCTCGCGGGCGATACCGCACGGCTCGACGGAGTGATCGCAAAACGCGTCGACGCGCCGTACGCGTTCGGATCGCGCGACGCGGTGGTAAAGATCAAACGTATCTATACTGCAGACTGCGTAGTCGGTGGCTTTCGTCGATCGCCCGATGGCAAGATTGCGTCGCTCCTCCTCGGGCTGTACGACGGCGACGAACTCGATCACGTCGGATTTGTTGGAAGCATGAGCGCCGAGCAGCGGCAGCGGGCGGCAGCCTTGCTCGAACCGTTGGCCGGCGGCTCCGGGTTCAGCGGTGCTGCGCCGGGCGGTCCGAGCCGTTGGCGCAAGGACCCGCAATCGGCCGCCTGGGTGCCGGTGGATCCTGCGATCGTGGTCGAGATTACGTTCGATCACGTCACGGCCAGAAGATTTAGGCACGCCTCAAAGCTTATTCGGTGGCGCCCGGATAAGGCGCCGGAGCAATGTACGATCGAGCAACTGTTACAGCCGAAAGATACAACCGAGCGCCATGCTCGTTAG